A single Hippocampus zosterae strain Florida chromosome 1, ASM2543408v3, whole genome shotgun sequence DNA region contains:
- the zic3 gene encoding zinc finger protein ZIC 3, whose protein sequence is MTMLLDSGPQFASLGVGGFGAPRHHDIGNRDASLGLNPFSESSHTAAFKISPVGHDITSGQTSAFTPQAGGYAAALGHAHGGQVGSYGGGPFNSTRDFLFRNRSVGESAAPSAQHGLFAASAGSLHGPPGIADNPGHLLFPGLHEQGVSHSSPSGHVVNSQMHLGLRGDIFGRADPYRPVASPRADPYGAAAAQLHNYNHPINMNMGMNVPSHHGPGAFFRYMRQPIKQELSCKWIDEHQMNRPKKTCDRTFSTMHEMVTHVSMEHVGGPEQSNHICFWEDCPREGKSFKAKYKLVNHIRVHTGEKPFPCPFPGCGKIFARSENLKIHKRTHTGEKPFKCEFDGCDRRFANSSDRKKHMHVHTSDKPYICKVCDKSYTHPSSLRKHMKVHESQGSESSPAASSGYESSTPPVLGSASSEDPTKTPPSTVQNTNGHSEGLAPNFNEWYV, encoded by the exons ATGACTATGCTTCTCGATAGCGGTCCGCAGTTCGCGTCGCTAGGAGTGGGCGGCTTCGGAGCACCAAGGCACCACGACATCGGCAACAGGGACGCGAGCCTGGGACTCAACCCGTTCAGCGAGTCCTCGCATACGGCGGCGTTCAAAATCAGCCCCGTGGGCCACGACATCACCTCTGGTCAGACTTCAGCCTTCACTCCGCAAGCCGGCGGCTATGCGGCGGCCCTGGGACacgcgcacggcggccaggTGGGCTCGTACGGCGGGGGGCCGTTCAACTCCACGCGGGACTTTCTCTTTCGGAACCGCAGCGTCGGGGAGTCGGCCGCGCCGAGCGCGCAGCACGGGCTGTTCGCAGCCTCCGCCGGGAGCCTCCACGGGCCGCCGGGGATCGCGGATAACCCGGGACATCTGCTCTTCCCCGGACTCCACGAGCAGGGGGTGAGCCACTCGTCGCCGAGCGGTCACGTGGTCAACAGCCAGATGCATCTAGGCCTGCGCGGAGATATCTTCGGGCGAGCCGACCCGTACCGGCCGGTGGCCAGTCCGCGCGCAGACCCGTACGGCGCGGCGGCCGCGCAGCTGCACAACTACAACCACCCCATCAACATGAACATGGGCATGAATGTACCCAGCCACCACGGGCCGGGGGCCTTCTTTCGCTACATGCGGCAGCCTATCAAGCAAGAACTGTCGTGCAAGTGGATAGACGAGCACCAGATGAACAGACCCAAAAAGACGTGCGACAGGACGTTTAGCACCATGCACGAAATGGTCACGCACGTTTCCATGGAGCACGTCGGCGGGCCCGAGCAGAGCAACCACATCTGCTTCTGGGAGGACTGCCCCCGGGAGGGAAAGTCTTTTAAGGCCAAGTACAAACTCGTCAACCACATCCGAGtgcacacgggcgagaagcccttCCCGTGCCCTTTCCCGGGCTGTGGGAAAATATTCGCCCGCTCGGAGAACTTgaaaatccacaaaagaacGCACACGG GTGAGAAGCCGTTCAAGTGCGAATTCGACGGCTGTGACCGCCGTTTCGCCAACAGCAGCGACCGGAAGAAGCACATGCACGTGCACACGTCGGACAAGCCGTACATCTGCAAAGTGTGCGACAAGTCCTACACGCACCCCAGCTCTCTCAGGAAACACATGAAG GTTCACGAGTCCCAAGGGTCCGAGTCGTCCCCGGCAGCAAGTTCCGGATATGAGTCGTCCACACCCCCGGTTCTGGGCTCGGCCTCCAGCGAAGACCCGACAAAAACGCCCCCGTCAACCGTGCAAAACACAAACGGACACAGCGAAGGGTTGGCGCCGAACTTTAACGAATGGTACGTTTGA